The window CGGGCAGATCAGCTACTTCAAGGTCGTCAGCGGCGTGCTGAAGAACGAGTCGGCGGTGCAGAACTTCACGCGCTCGGCGGCGGAAAAGTTCTCGCACCTGTCGGTGATGCAAGGCAAGCAGGCGGTGGGCGTGACGGAGTTGCACGCCGGCGACATCGGCGCGGTGGCGAAGCTGAAGGACACGCACACCGGCGACACGCTGGGCGACAAGGCCGCGCCCATCCAGTTCCCGCAGGTCACGCTGCCGGAACCGGCCATCACCTTCGCCATCGAGCCCAAGACGCGCGCGGATGAAGACAAGCTCTCCAACGGCATCCACAAGCTGATGGAAGAAGACAAGATGATCCGCTTCTACCGCGACTCGCAGACCAACGAGTTCCTGATCGCGGGCACCGGACAGCAGCACATCGAAGTCATCGTCTCGAAGCTGAAGAAGCGCTACCACACCGAGGTGGTGCTGAAGGCGCCGAAGGTGCCGTACCGCGAGACCATCCGCGGCAAGGCCGACGCGCACGGCCGCCACAAGAAGCAGACCGGCGGGCACGGCCAGTTCGGCGACTGCAAGATCAAGATGGAGCCCATGCCGCGCGGCGGCGGCTTCGTCTTCGAGAACGACATCTTCGGCGGCGCCATCCCGAAGAACTTCATCCCGGCGGTCGAGAAGGGCATCGTGGAGTCGGCGGCGCGCGGCTATCTCGCCGGCTTCCCGGTCGTGGACTTCAAGGTCACGCTCTACGACGGCTCCTATCACGACGTCGATTCGAACGAGCTTTCCTTCAAGACGGCCGGCCGCATCGCCTTCAAGAAGGCGATGGAACAGGCCAAGCCCACGCTGCTCGAGCCCATCATGAAGATCGAGATCACCATCCCCGACGAGTTCGCCGGCGCCATCATGGGCGATCTGAACTCGCGCCGCGGGCGCATCCAGGGCATGGACAACAAGGCCGGCAAGACGATCGTGCGGGCCGAGGCGCCCATGTCGGAGATGCTGACCTACGGCGTGGACCTGACGTCGATGACGCAGGGCCGCGGCTCGTTCAACATGGAGATGTCGCACTACGACGTGGTGCCGGCGCAGATCCAGGAGAAGATCGTCGCGCAGCACAAGGTCGGCAAGGGCGAAGAGGTGGAAGTGGAAGAGTAAGCCTTTTCTGGAGCTCCTCTGGGAGTGTCATGCTGAGGAGCGAAGCGACGAAGCATCTCACGAACCAGAATGCCTGCTGAGTCCCAGCAGGCATTTTCGTTGCTGTAGAGGCCTATCGCCCGCACCGGCGCGCTCGAGCTGTTCCTGAACAGGCAACTGTATCCGCGTCCTAGCGTCGACGAGCCTACTGCACCGTGAGGGTGACGTTCGCCTGGTGCGAGTTCGTGCCGGAGGTCGCATGCACGTGGACGGTGAAGGTGCCGTGCGCGGTGCCGGGCGACCCGCCGCCGCCGTGCGGCGTGGAACTTCCGCCGCCGCCACCACAGGCCGGCCCGAGCAGCGCCAGCAGCACGATCCCCAGCAAGCCGTACTGGCGGCTGCGCGGAGCGCGACGCGCGAGGACGAGCGCCAGCGGCATCCCCAGCAGCGCGAAGTAGAAGGGCAGCGGGTTGAACGGCGCCGGCTGCGCCGCCGCAGACGACGGCGCCGTGGTGTGGATGGTCAGCGTGGTCGTGGCGGTGCCCGTGCCCGGTGTGATCGGCGTAGGCGAGAACACGCACGAGCTCAGGCTCGGCAGGCCGGTGCAGTTGAACGAGATGGCCGAGTCGTAGAACGCGCCGCCGCCGCCGGCCGCCGTCGCGCTGATGGTGAACTGCGCCGACTGCCCCGCGCTGATGGTCTGCGCGGGCGGGTCGGCCGTGATGGTGTAGTCCGGCTGCGCCACCGGCATGCTGATGCCGGCTGTCCCCTTGAGCCCGCTGGAGTCGGTCGCCGTCAGGATGAGCTCGTAGGCGTAGCTGCTCGCCGGGTCGTGGTCCTCCACCACGAAGTTGCCGCTCGGCCCGCTCGCGGTCGCGATGGTGTGGACGTGCGTGTTGTGGTGCAGCAGCAACTGCCACGCGAGCGCGGAGTCGAGCAGCGTCTCGTCGGGATCGCTGGCCGAGCCGCTGAAGTGGATGGTCTGGCCCGGGCGGATGGTCGTGTTGTTCGCCGGCGAACCGATGGTCGCGGCCGGCGGCACGCTGCCGACGGTCACGCTCACGGTCACGCTGCTCGCAGCGCTGCTCGGATCGGTCACGGTCAGCGTGGCGGTGAAGGTCTGCACGGTCGCGGAGTTGTAGGCGTGCGTGACGGTCATGCCCGGACCCGAGTTGCCGTCACCGAAATCCCACGTGTAGGTGAGCGGCGCGTCGCCGTCCGGGTCGGAGCTGCCGGCGGCGGAGAAGTCCACCGCAAGCGGCGAGTAACCCGAAGTGGGCGAAGCACTCGCGACCGCGACCGGAGCGCGGTTGCCGGCTCCGGTGTAGCGGATGCGCCGCAGCTGGCCCGCGGGGAACGCGATGTAGTAGAGCGCGCCGTCGGGCCCGAGGTCGAGGTGCACCGGCCCGCCGGCCGCGGTCGCGAAGTCCACCACGCCGGTCATGTTGCCGTTCGCGTCGAACGTGATGCGGCGGATCCAATCGCCGGCGTAGTCGGCGATGAACAGGCTGCCGGCGTATTGCGCGGGGAAGTTGTCGTCGTCGTAGAACGGCCCCAGGATGATGGTGGCGCCCACCGCATGGCCGTAGGTGTACATCGGCGCGGTGACGCTGAGCCCGCCGCATTGCGACGGAAATGCGTTCTGGAAATCCTGCTCGGGGCCGTTGCCCTCGTAGCACGGCCAGCCGAAGTTGCGGCCGCGCCCGCGATCGACCTCCTCGAACTGGTTCCAGCCTACGTCGCCGATGAACAGCTCGCCCGTGGCCGGGTGAAAGGCGAAACGGAACGGGTTGCGCAGGCCGTAGTCGTACACCCGCCCGCGGGTGTTGTTCGCGCCGTTGTAGAAGGGGTTGTCGGTGGGCGCGGAGCCGTCGGGATTCAGGCGCAGGATCTTGCCGGAGTAGCTGTCGAGGCTCTGCGCGCGCAGGCTGCCGGAGGTCGCGCTCGAGAACGACGCGCCGTCGCCATTGGAGACGTAGAGTTTGCCGTCGGGCCCGAACTTCACCAGGTCGATGGAGTGCGACACCTCGTTGGCCGGGATGCAGTCACCGCTCGACGGCGGCTCGGGGCAGGGCGGCGTGCCGACCGAACCGATCAGCACCGTCTCGCCCGGCAGCGCGACGTCGGGATTCGCCGGGTCGGCCTGGATGCGCGTCACGCGCGAGGTCTTCGCGCCCGCGCTGAGCGGGTCGGCGGTGTTCTCGAAGACGTAGGAAAGATAGACGTAGCCGTTGGAGGAAAAGTTGGGATCGATGGCCACACCGAGCAGGCCGCGGTCCCAGTAGCGGTTCACGTGCGCGCTCACGTCGGCGAAGGTGCCGGTGATGACGTAGCTGTTGGGCGCCGCGTCGGGCTTCACCATCAGGATGACGCCGGATTTTTCCCACAGCAGCATGCGGCCGCCGGGCAGGAAGACGAAGCCGGTGGGGCCGTACTGGTCCACCTGGATGACCGTTTCCGAGACGAAGCCGGAGTCGCTGAAGGTCTGCGCACCCGTGGCGGCGCAGAGCAAGAGCGCTGCGAGCAGGACGGCGAGCGTCCGCCAGGATGAGCGAGGCAAGGGCATCGGCCAGAGTGGGGAGGAAGGGAGAGTAGCCGACAAAAGGACAAATGACAAAGGACAAAGGACAAATTGAAAACCTGCGCTCAGGCAGGTCTCAAATTGTCATTTTTCAATTGTCAATTGTCATTCGGGGCGCAGAACGGCCCGCTCGATCGAGCAGGCTTTTTACTTGCGAAGGGCTAGGCTTTGACGACTTTGCCGGACTTGAGGCAGTTGGTGCAGACGCGCATGCGCTTGGTCGTCTTGCCGACGCGGGCGTGCACCGGGCGCAGGTTCACGTTCCAGCGCCGCTTGGTCACGTTGTGCGCGTGGCTGATGTTGTTGCCGAACTGCGGCCCCTTGCCGCAGATTTCACAGACTCTTGCCATGACTGCTTGACTCCAAGTGGGATCAGGACTGGTGGGCCAAAGTACTGATTTTACAGGAGAGGCCGCGGGTTGGGCAAACCCGGCGGCGTCACCGGCGAAAGACGAACAGCTTCAGGAGAAGTAAGAGCGTGAGCAGGGCCAGCGGGATGGGCAGGTAGCTCGACTTCGCGGCCAGCGCCTTCTCTTCGGGCGTCTCGGGCTGGTCGATGTCGTAGAAGCCGTGCTTGAGCGCGCGGGCGCTGGCCGTGATCCCGCTCCAAGCCCAGAGCGTGAGCAGGGCCATCAGCAGCTGCGCCCACCAGGTGGCGCGCGTCCAGAAGCCCCACACGCCGACCACGCACACCACCGTCCAGAAGAACAGGTGGACTTTGGCTTTTCCCGGCGCCTCGATCAGCACGCCGACACTGTAGCAGCATGCGCGCGTGCGAGAATGAAGAGATGCCGGTCAACCCGCCCGCCGCGCCGGATCCCAAGTCGGTCAAGATCAACCTGACCGCGGGCACCGGTGTGGACATCGAGTGGAAGGACGGCCACTTCTCGCACTTCGACTTCCCCTACCTGCGCGGCGCGTGTCCGTGCGCGCTGTGCGACGACGCGCGCGGCAAGGAAGACCGCGAGCCGTGGGAGAAACCGAAGGCCAAGCCGGGCGAGCTGCCCATCTTCAAGCCGCAGGCGAAACCGGTCCACGCCGAGGCCGTGGGGAAATATGCCATCCGCTTCACGTGGTCGGACGGCCACGAGCACGGCATCTTCAGCTGGGACTACCTGCGCGACATCTGCCCGTGCGCGGAGTGCGCGGCGGTGCGGGAAGCGGAGCGGGAACATTTCAAGTAGATTGCCGATTTCCAATCGCCGATCGCAGGTTGAAAACCGGCGCGAGGTTCCAATCGGCAATTGGCAATCGGCAATTGGCAATTAAAATCGGGTCAGATGTCTTCCTTCCTCGACAAGTTAAATCCTCAACAACGGGAAGCGGTTGAGACGACGCACGGGCCGCTGCTGATCCTCGCCGGGGCGGGCTCGGGGAAGACGCGCGTCATCACCTACCGCATCGCGTACCTGATCGAGCAGGCCGGAGTGGCGCCCGACTCCATCCTCGCGGTCACCTTCACCAACAAGGCCGCGGCCGAGATGAAGGACCGCGTGACCGAGCTGATCGGCGGCAGCACGCTCGCGCAGCCGGTCATCTCGACCTTCCACTCGTTCTGCGTGCGCGTGCTGCGGCGCGACATCGAAGCCCTGCTGGTCAAGGGCGAAGACTCGCACCACCGCACCGTCACCTCCGGCTTCCGCAAAGACTTCGCCATCTACGACGAGAGCGACCAGCAGTCGGTGGTGAAAGCCGCGATCCGGCGGCTCGGGCTCGACGACAAGCAGCTCACGCCGCGCATCGCGCTGGGGCGCATCTCGTTCGCGAAGAACCACATGCTCGACCCGCAGGAGTACTTCCTCGCCTCGCACGATCCCAAGTCGGAGCAGGTGGCGCACGTCTTCCAGATCTATCGCCAGGAGCTGCGCAAGGCCAACGCGCTCGACTTCGACGACCTGCTGCTCGAGACCGTGCGCCTGCTGCGCGACGTCCCCGAAGTGCGCGAGCGCTACCAGCGCCGCTTCCAGTACCTGCTGATCGACGAATACCAGGACACCAACCGCCCGCAGTACGAGCTGATGCGGCTGCTCGGCAGCAAGCACCAGAACGTCGCGGTGGTGGGCGACGAGGACCAGAGCATCTACTCGTGGCGCGGCGCCGATATCCGCAACATCCTCGAGTTCGAGAAGGATTTTCCGGACGCGAAGATCATTCGCCTGGAGCAGAACTACCGCTCGACGCAGCCCATCCTGGAGGCCGCGACCGCGGTGGTCGAGAACAACGTCAAGCGCAAGGGCAAGAAGCTGTGGACCGCGCGCCAGGGCGGCGCCAAGATCGGCTACTACGAGGCGCCCGACGGCGAGAACGAGGCGTTGTTCGCCGCCGACTACATCCAGCGCTACTTCCGCCAGGCCGGCGAAGACGGCGAGGAGTCGCCGCGCGCGGCCGTGCTCTACCGCACCAACTTCCAGTCGCGCCTGTTCGAGGAAGCGCTGCGGCGCTACCAGCTCAAGTACCACGTGGTTGGCGGCTTCTCGTTCTACGAGCGCGCCGAGATCAAGGACATGATCTCGTACCTCAAGCTGGTGCAGAACCTGGACGACTCGATCGCCTTCCTGCGCGTGGTGAACACGCCGGCGCGCGGCATCGGCAAGACCACGCTGGAGACGCTGGAGCGCATCGCGCTCGAGACCGGCACCTCGCCCTGGGGCGGGATGCTGGCGGCCATCGAGCAGAACCTGCTGCCCGGCCGCGCGCTGCAGGCGTTCCAGGGCTTCCGCGAGCTCATCGAGGACGCCAGGGCGATGCTGGAGGGCACCTTCGTCGAGCGCGCCAGCCAGACCTCTTTAACCGCAGAGCCCGCAGAGAGCGTAGAGGAAATCACAAATCAGAAATCAGAAATCGAAAATCAAGAAGTCGAAGGCTTCCGCGCTCCCGGAGGCCCCGCGACTCTCCCCGAGATCATCAAGTTCCTGATCGACCGCACCGGCTACATCAAGCAGCTCGAGGAAGAGGCCACGCCCGAGGCGTACTCACGCATCGACAACCTCCGCGAGCTGGTGAACGCGGCGATGGACGCGCGCGACCGCGGCGAGACCTTGAGCGAGTTCCTCGACCACGCCGCGCTCGTCGCCGAGACCGACTCGCTCGACCTGCGCGCGCAGATCACGCTCATGACGCTGCACGCCGCCAAGGGCCTGGAGTTCCCGCTGGTCTTCCTCGCCGGCATGGAAGAGGGCCTGTTCCCGCACTCGCGCACGCTGCTCGACCCCGACGACATGGAAGAGGAGCGCCGGCTGTGCTACGTCGGGATGACGCGCGCCATGAACACGCTCATCCTCACGCGCGCGCGCTATCGCCGGCGC of the Terriglobales bacterium genome contains:
- the fusA gene encoding elongation factor G — encoded protein: MKVYESANIRNVAVVGHSHAGKTSLVSAMLFSAGATPKLGRVDDGSTTTDWDEESIARQMTTTTGVAYAEWQGKVKINILDTPGFNMFVHEAKMAIPAVESFVVVVDGVAGVEVVTDKVWQYAEEAEMPRVIVVSRMDRERADYDRVMDSLTGAFGRNVVPIQLPIGKEKSLSGVVDLVRMKAYTYEMGGSGKGKEGEIPAEMAAKAKELHEKLVELVAEGKDELMEEFFEKGTIPEEDLIPALHDAIREDRIFPVLFTSGLGNVGTDFLLDFIVQYTPTPGEHKPVEGVATAGSNGGGHPVRKESDSEPLSVYVFKTVSDPFAGQISYFKVVSGVLKNESAVQNFTRSAAEKFSHLSVMQGKQAVGVTELHAGDIGAVAKLKDTHTGDTLGDKAAPIQFPQVTLPEPAITFAIEPKTRADEDKLSNGIHKLMEEDKMIRFYRDSQTNEFLIAGTGQQHIEVIVSKLKKRYHTEVVLKAPKVPYRETIRGKADAHGRHKKQTGGHGQFGDCKIKMEPMPRGGGFVFENDIFGGAIPKNFIPAVEKGIVESAARGYLAGFPVVDFKVTLYDGSYHDVDSNELSFKTAGRIAFKKAMEQAKPTLLEPIMKIEITIPDEFAGAIMGDLNSRRGRIQGMDNKAGKTIVRAEAPMSEMLTYGVDLTSMTQGRGSFNMEMSHYDVVPAQIQEKIVAQHKVGKGEEVEVEE
- a CDS encoding PQQ-dependent sugar dehydrogenase, which encodes MPRSSWRTLAVLLAALLLCAATGAQTFSDSGFVSETVIQVDQYGPTGFVFLPGGRMLLWEKSGVILMVKPDAAPNSYVITGTFADVSAHVNRYWDRGLLGVAIDPNFSSNGYVYLSYVFENTADPLSAGAKTSRVTRIQADPANPDVALPGETVLIGSVGTPPCPEPPSSGDCIPANEVSHSIDLVKFGPDGKLYVSNGDGASFSSATSGSLRAQSLDSYSGKILRLNPDGSAPTDNPFYNGANNTRGRVYDYGLRNPFRFAFHPATGELFIGDVGWNQFEEVDRGRGRNFGWPCYEGNGPEQDFQNAFPSQCGGLSVTAPMYTYGHAVGATIILGPFYDDDNFPAQYAGSLFIADYAGDWIRRITFDANGNMTGVVDFATAAGGPVHLDLGPDGALYYIAFPAGQLRRIRYTGAGNRAPVAVASASPTSGYSPLAVDFSAAGSSDPDGDAPLTYTWDFGDGNSGPGMTVTHAYNSATVQTFTATLTVTDPSSAASSVTVSVTVGSVPPAATIGSPANNTTIRPGQTIHFSGSASDPDETLLDSALAWQLLLHHNTHVHTIATASGPSGNFVVEDHDPASSYAYELILTATDSSGLKGTAGISMPVAQPDYTITADPPAQTISAGQSAQFTISATAAGGGGAFYDSAISFNCTGLPSLSSCVFSPTPITPGTGTATTTLTIHTTAPSSAAAQPAPFNPLPFYFALLGMPLALVLARRAPRSRQYGLLGIVLLALLGPACGGGGGSSTPHGGGGSPGTAHGTFTVHVHATSGTNSHQANVTLTVQ
- the rpmB gene encoding 50S ribosomal protein L28, giving the protein MARVCEICGKGPQFGNNISHAHNVTKRRWNVNLRPVHARVGKTTKRMRVCTNCLKSGKVVKA
- a CDS encoding DUF971 domain-containing protein, with the translated sequence MPVNPPAAPDPKSVKINLTAGTGVDIEWKDGHFSHFDFPYLRGACPCALCDDARGKEDREPWEKPKAKPGELPIFKPQAKPVHAEAVGKYAIRFTWSDGHEHGIFSWDYLRDICPCAECAAVREAEREHFK
- a CDS encoding UvrD-helicase domain-containing protein — protein: MSSFLDKLNPQQREAVETTHGPLLILAGAGSGKTRVITYRIAYLIEQAGVAPDSILAVTFTNKAAAEMKDRVTELIGGSTLAQPVISTFHSFCVRVLRRDIEALLVKGEDSHHRTVTSGFRKDFAIYDESDQQSVVKAAIRRLGLDDKQLTPRIALGRISFAKNHMLDPQEYFLASHDPKSEQVAHVFQIYRQELRKANALDFDDLLLETVRLLRDVPEVRERYQRRFQYLLIDEYQDTNRPQYELMRLLGSKHQNVAVVGDEDQSIYSWRGADIRNILEFEKDFPDAKIIRLEQNYRSTQPILEAATAVVENNVKRKGKKLWTARQGGAKIGYYEAPDGENEALFAADYIQRYFRQAGEDGEESPRAAVLYRTNFQSRLFEEALRRYQLKYHVVGGFSFYERAEIKDMISYLKLVQNLDDSIAFLRVVNTPARGIGKTTLETLERIALETGTSPWGGMLAAIEQNLLPGRALQAFQGFRELIEDARAMLEGTFVERASQTSLTAEPAESVEEITNQKSEIENQEVEGFRAPGGPATLPEIIKFLIDRTGYIKQLEEEATPEAYSRIDNLRELVNAAMDARDRGETLSEFLDHAALVAETDSLDLRAQITLMTLHAAKGLEFPLVFLAGMEEGLFPHSRTLLDPDDMEEERRLCYVGMTRAMNTLILTRARYRRRYGTDLPEASVPSRFLEEIPPQLLDDLGSPTRRETRKATPYAAGADDFDFGGHTGDDFDQRVSYARGAKPVRKKPSYGGGAYNSIDNIAEFFASRGKKFSRPKVEAPEQTGKRGFKPGQRVRHPKYGEGVVYKREGDGEDAKITVQFPGVGLKKLVEKFAQLEKA